GCCCTCCCTTGTAACAAGACACCCCGGCGATGCCCGGCTTGAGGGCATCGCGTCTCCAGTATCCTCCGGGTTTCGTTAATTCTCAATAGACAAGGAGCAGGGGTCTCTTTTAAAATTTGCGCCATAAGGAGGATCGCTGCCAGGCTTTCATTGCGGCCGGCCTTCCCGATTTCATTCACGCCGAACACACAGTCCTGACGCGAAGGTGGAAATCGTTACGCCGTAAAGACATTCATGGCCGAAACGCGGGAGGCCGGTTATGAGAACGGGTCGCGCGCTGGTTATCCTGGTGTGCCTTTTTGCCGCTGACGGGCACGCCGGCGAAATCTACGGGTTCGGATCGGGGGTGGTTCCGGATACCGGGGCCGTCACCGGCGGCGAATTCGTGGTGATCAGCGGGACCGGGCTGTGCGCGGGCGGGGACGCCACGAACGTGACCCTGTGCGGCGTGCCCGCCGCGTCCATCGAGAGCGCAACGGACACCCAGGTGGTGGTCCGGGCCGGCGTGTCGGGCGCGCCGGGGCTGGGCGACGTGGCGGTCTGGTCGGAAAGCCTCGGCGTCACCGTCAGCTCCAACGCCTTCTGCTACCGGCTCGACGCGGCCATCCCCCGGGAGGACCTGGTCCTGTGGCTGCGCGCGGACGTGGGCGTGCTGGAGGAGGCCGGCGCGGTGAGCCGGTGGTACGACCAGTCCGGGAGCGGATTCCACGCCCTGCAGGCCAGCGGCAGCGCGCGCCCGACGGTGAGCACGAATACCGTGTCGCCCACGCTGCCGGCCGTGCAGTTCGACGGCAGCGACGATTACCTGTGGCGCGCGGACGGACTCGGCGTTGCCAACAGCAACGTCGGGTTCACCCTGTGCATCGTCTTCCGCTACCCCGCGTCCACGGTGAACAACACGGGCGTCTTCAGCCTGCGGTCCGCCTACGCCGCGGACTGGTCCAGCGCCGACGGCATGGCGCTGACGCAGAAGAACGACTGGTACCTGGGCTGGTACCGCGGGCTGGAATGGCTGCAGGGCGTGGCCTACGGCGGGAGCAATCCCGGGACCAACAGCCTGGGGCTCTCGGTGCCCTGGGCCGCGGTACCCAGCCCGCGCGCCGTGTTCCTGGCGGCCACCAAGAGCGGGACCGACGCGGAGATCTCGGTAAACGACGCTTCGATGGGTTCGGACCCCTACGACCTGCCCGGCGGGCCCGCCGACCCGACGTGGAATACCAACGGCTACGTGCTGGGCGCCCGGGGCGATCTGATGGGATGCGGCCGCGTGGATATCTGCGAACTCCTGGTCTATAACCGCCTCCTGTCCACCGGGGAAATGGCCGAGGTCAAGGCGTACATGACCGCCCCGGCCATGCAGGTGATCGGCATCAACGGCACGGCGATCGCCGACGGCCTGGCCCCCAACTGGGACAAGGGCACGCTCTTCCCGGCCACGGGGGCCGGCTCGTTCCGGGAGCACACCTTCAGCATCACGAACGGCGGCACGGCCGCGTTGCACATTCCCGGCTGGGCCACGAACGGCGCGGACGCGGCGGCGTTCCAGGTCGTGGACATGCCGTCGTCCGTTTCGACAACCAGCCGGTCGAACCTGGTCGTGCGGTTCGTCCCGGCCGCCGCGGGCGCGTTCACCGCGGCGCTGGTCATCAGCAACGACACCGTGGCCTCGCCCTACACGGTCAACCTGGAGGGTTCGGCCTTCGCGATCTCGACCAACAACGGGCCGTGCGCGGGCGGAAACGTCATCACGATCAGCAACGGCTACTTCGGCACGATCACCAACGTGCTGGTCGGCACTGCGGCGGCCGCCATCCAGGCGTCCGGCGAGAACTGGTGCACGATCGTTCTCCCGGCCGCCGGCTCGGCGGGCGTGAAGGACATCGTCATCCAGACGTCCGACAACGACGACACGATCCTGGAGGGCGCCTATACCTACAACCCGGCGGGACTCATCGGGGTGTACCACAACTTCTTGAGCGAGGGGTTCAACGCGGAATTCTACGGCGCGCCCGTCGGATGGAGCTACGAGTACGACACGGGCGCCGCCGACTGGCAGCACGGCTACGGCAACTACTCCATGCCGGACAGCCCGCATTCCGGCGACTGGAATGCGCTGTTCTGGGGCATGGAGGGGGACATCACCCGGCTGATCTCGCCGTCCATGGACTTGAGCGGGGCCGATGCGCCCCTCCTGACGTTTTGGCACGCCCAGGCGGAGTACGAGGAGGATGAAGTGGTCTACCAGGATACCCTTCGCGTGCTGTACCGGACCAATGCCTCCGCCGAATGGGTGCAACTGGCCTTCTACGATGGGAGCATCGAGGCCTGGACCGGGCGCGTCATCAGCCTGCCGAATCCGTCCAGCGACTACCAGGTCGCCTTCGAGGGAGAGAGCCATTACGGAGACGGCTTGACGCTGGACGATGTGTCCGTGGACAACACGCCGGGCCCGGGCGTCGTGCCCGACAGCGGGTCGTGGACCGGCGGCTACGCCATCGCCATCCGGGGCCTGAACCTCGGCGACGGAACGGACATCACCAACGTGACGCTGTGCGGGGTCGGCGCGGCCTCCATCACGAGCCAGTCCTCCACGCAGGTCGTCGTGACGGCGGGGTTCTCGCTCGTCACGGGCCCGGGCGACGTGCGCGTGTATTCCACCAGCTACGGGGAATCCGGCGCCGCGGATGCGTTCACCTACGCGGCGGGCTCGGGCGGCGCGATCGGCGCGCCGGCCTCGCTGGGCTTCCTCGCCACCTTCGGCGCGGATCCCGCGCCGCAAGCCTTCGTCCTGACCAACTCCGATTCGACGGCATACCTCTTCACCAATCAAATCACCTATGCGCCGGAGGCTTCCGGGTGGTTGGCCCTCTCGCCGCTTGCCGGGTTCGTGGCGGGCGACGGGTCGCGGGTCTGCACCGCCGCCGTATCCGTGGCGGGACTCGCGCCGGGCGCGTACTACGCCACCAACGCCGTGGTCTCCGCGAGCGCGACCAACAGCCCGCAACTCATGACGGTGCGCCTGGTCGTGCACCCGGCCGGCGCCGTCACGCTCTACGTCGCCACGGACGGCGGCGCCTCGCCGCCGTATACCAACTGGAGCCAGGCCGCGTCGGAGATCCAGTCCGCCGTGGACCTTGCGCGGGCCGGCGACGCAATTATCGTTACTAATGGAAGTTATGACTCCGGCGCCGTAGTCACGCCGGGGGCCGGCCTGGCCTGCCGGCTGGTGATCACGCAGGAACTGACCGTGAGCAGTGTCAACGGCCCGCAGGCCACGTTCATCGGGGGCGCGTCCGACGGAGGCACGAACGGCCCGGCCGCCGTGCGGTGCGCGTACGTGAGCGGGGGCGGTGTGCTCGAGGGATTCACGCTGACCAACGGGCACACGCGGGCCGACGGCGACTACGTGTACGACCGGAGCGGCGGCGGGGTGCTGATCGTCAGCAGCGGCACCGTGGCCAACTGCCGGATCGCGGCGTGCTCCGCGTCGGGCGACGGCGGCGGGATCTACTTCCAGCAGGGCGGCGTGGCCGACCGCGTGGTGCTGGACGGCGGCGACGCGCGGTACGGCGGCGGGGCCTGCTTCAATGCCGGCGGACAGTTGGTGAACTCGCTGGTGCTGCGCAACACCTCGGCCCTCGAGGGCGGCGGGCTGTTCCTGTGGTGGGCGGGCAGCGAGGCCCGCAACTGCACGGTGGTGTCGAACACGGCGGCCGGCGTCGGCGACGGCGTGTTCATCTACCAGGGCGGCGCCGTGTATAACTCGGTGGTATACGGGAACACCGAGGACGATTTCTACGTCAATCCGCCGGCCACGGTGCGCTACACGTGCAGCCGATCCTTCCCTGTCGCCGACGGCAACATCACCGACGATCCGCTCTTCGAAGACCCGGGCGCCGATGACTTCCGCCTGCAGCGGACCTCGCCGTGCATCAACGCGGGCGACAACGTCTACGCGCCGACCAACCAGTCGCCGTACGACCTGGCCGGCCACGCCCGCATCCATGCCGTCACGGTGGACATGGGCGCCTACGAGGCGTTGTATGACTGGCACACGCTGACGGTCAACTCCAGCTACGGCACGCCGAACCCGGGCCCGGGCATCCATACCAATGTCGAGCAATCCGTTCTGAATGCATGGGTGACGGGCCCCGCGGACGCGGGCGGAACCCAGTTCGCGTGCACGGGCTGGGCCCTGGCCGGGCACGATCCGGAGACCGGTTCGGGCACGGGCCTCGTCATGACCGTGACCAACGACGCCGTCCTGACGTGGCAATGGACGACCAACTACTGGCTGGACACGGAAGCCGGGGCACACGGCTCGGTGAACGTGGGCGACGGGTGGCAGGCGGCCGGCGCGATCACGCAGCTCACGGCCACGGCGGAGTCGTACTATCACTTCACGAACTGGACCGGCGACGTGTCCGCCTTCGTCAATCCCCTGGAGCTGCTGATGGCGGGCCCCCGGCAGGTTCAGGCCGTATTCGAGGAGAATCTCGCGGCCCACGACACACCGGAATGGTGGCTGGCCGCCCACGGGTGGACCAACAACTTCGACGACGCCGCGAACGGCGATCCGGACGGGGACCTGTTCCTGACATGGAAGGAATACGTGGCCGATACCGACCCGACCAACGGCGCCTCGTTCTTCCTTGCCGCGAGCGGCGAACGGGTCTACGGGACCAACTGCACGGAAACCATCTGGACCAACGGCGAGGAAGTCGTCACGACGCGGATCTGCGAGGTGGTCGGCCACGTGTACCAATGGCCGAGCGCCGCGGGCCGGGTCTACGACGTGTACGCGGCCTCCAACGTGTCCGGCCCCTACCTGCCGCTGACCGGCGCCACGAACATTCCGGCCACGCCGTCCGTGAACACCTACACCAACCTCCTGCCGGAGACCGTTTCAGGCTACTACCGGATCCGCGTGCGACAGGAGTAGGCTCGGATTCTGAAGCATGTTGGAGGGCGGCGGGCCTCCGCCGCCGTGCCGGTTCTCCCCTCCTCTGGAGGGGTCGGGGGTGGGTGCGAATCGTGCGCGTTCAGCCAGAAAACGGCGCTACTCCTGCTCGGCCGCGGCCCGGCCGAGGTCGAAGGCCATCAGGTTCTGCTCCACGATGGTCGCGCCCTTGTAGTCGAAGAATTGCGCCACGGCGTCCCGGATGACTTCCGCGGGAATCATCAGGAACGGCGAGGCGGCCCCGAGCAGCACGCTGTTGACCGCGCGCACGGTGCCCGCCTTTTTCGCCAGGGCCTCGGCGTCGAGGAGCCGCCGCTTCTGCAGCCGGTCGATGTGGGCGATCAGGGCCTCCGTGGCCGGGTAGGTCTTGAGATTGCGGACCGGCACGCGGTTGGCCACGAGCACGCCGCCGTCGTGTTTCAGCCACGGCAGGTGGCGCAGGCCCTCCATCGGTTCCATCGCCAGCAGCAGGTCCGCCTTGCCGCGCCCGATCAGGTCGGAGGCGATGGGTTTCTCCGAGAGCCGCAGGTGCGAGACCACGGCCCCGCCGCGCTGGGCCATGCCGTGCACCTCGGACTGCTTCACGTGCAGCCCGCGCTCGATGGCCGCGGTCCCGATGATCCCCGCGATGGTCAGGATGCCCTGGCCGCCGACGCCCGCGATGAGTATGTCCTGGTGGGTCATGGGAAAGGGTTCAGGGTTCGGGGTTCAGGGGTCAGTGGGGCCGTCGGCCCAAGGGGCCGGATGGAAGCAGAAAAGAGACCTCAACGTCCAACAACCAACATCCAACTTCCAACGTCCAATTGAAGCATTTCCGCGCCTTGGAAGTTGGGCGTTGGGCGTTGGGCGTTGGACGTTGAAACAAATCATGTTGAGAGCAAGTTCCATATCCAGTGCCTAAGATCAGGGGTCAGGTTTTTCGGGCCTTGGCGGTCACCACGCATTCGCGCCGGGAGATGATGACCGACGGGCCCTTGTAATCCATTTCCCGGCGCAGGGTTTCGACGTTGGCCTTGTGGTTGCCCGGCAGGGGCACGAGCACGTGGACATGGTCCGGGGCGACGCCGAGGCCCTTGACGATCTCCTCCAGCCGGCCCGCGGCGGGCACGGGCTGTCCGCCGGTCATGCCCGTGGTCAGGTTGTCCGCGATGATCAGGGTCATCGGCGTCTTGTCCTCCACGATGTCCAGCAGGCCGGTCAGCCCGGAGTGCATGAAGGTCGAGTCGCCGATCACCGCGACGGAGGGATGCACGCCGGCCTCGGCCGCGCCCTTGGCCATCGTCACCGAGGCGCCCATGTCCACGCACGAGTTGATCGCCTCGTACGGCGGCAGCGCGCCGAGCGTGTAGCAGCCGATATCCGAGAACACCCGGCCGCCCGGGTGGTCCGCCATGGCCTCGCGCAGGAAATCGTAGGTGTTCGCGTGCGGGCAGCCCGCGCAGAGGGAGGGCGGCCGCGGCACGACGTCGGCCGGGACCTCGTGCGTGTGCGGCGCGGCGTGTCCGAGCGCGTGCGCCACGATGTCCGGGTCCAACTCGCCCGCGCGCGGCAGGGTGCCGTCCAGCCGTCCGCGGATCGAGCCCTCCCGGGCGTTCACACCGCGCATCAGGTCTTCGACGAGGGGGTAACCATCCTCGAGAACCAGGACGGACTCGCAGCGCTCCAGCATGCGCGCCAGCGCTTTGCGCGGAGCCGGATACTGCGAGAGCTTCAGCACGGGATGGGGGCAGGCCTCGCCGCCGTAGGCCTCCCGGAGATAATTCACCGCGATGCCGCAGGCGACGATGCCGAGGGAGCGGTCGGAGCCTTCCTCCAGGGTGTTGTACGGCGACTTTTCCGCGGCGCCCTCGAAAGCGCCGATCTTCTTCAGCAGTTCATTGTAGTTGCGCCGCGCGATCGCGGGCAGCAGGACGAACCGGCGCGGGTCGTCGTGGAACGCCAGCGGGTTTTGCGCGCGGGGCTGCTCCACCCGGCGCTGCACGTTCGCGCGGGAGTGGGCCAGGCGCGTCGTGAGGCGGACCAGCACGGGCACGCCCCAGCGCTCGGAAAGGTCGAAGGCCTCGCGGACCTGGTCGTAGGCTTCCTGCTGGTTCGCGGGCTCGAAGAAGGGGATCTGCGCGAAGACGCCGAAGTAGCGGCTGTCCTGCTCGTTCTGGCTCGAGTGCATCGAGGGGTCGTCGGCGACGACCACGACCAGCCCGCCGTGCGCGCCGGTGATGGCCGCGTTCATGAACGGGTCGGCGGCGACGTTGAGCCCGACGTGTTTCATGCAGGCCATCGCGCGCTTGCCGGCGAACGACATGCCGAGCGCCTCCTCCATGGCCGTCTTCTCGTTGCAGCTCCAGGCGGAGCGGATGCCCAGCGCGCGGGCCTCGGCGGATTTCTGGATATACTCCGTGATCTCGGTTGAGGGCGTGCCGGGGTAGGCGTACACCCCGGAGATCCCGGCGTCGATCGCCGCCTGCGCCACCGCCTCGTCGCCTAACCAGAGGTGCATGCTGCCCTTGCGCGTACTCATGTCCGAAGACCGGGTATTAACGATGGATTACCCGCCGTGCGCAAGTTTTTTCCGTCGCACGGGCGCCTTGCCGCCGCCCGGGAAAGCTGGTAAACAGGATGCGTGGGACGGCGGGCCCTGGGGCATGGCTAAAGAAACAATACTGCTGGTGGACGATTCCGAGGCGACGCGGAAGGTGCTTGCCGCGAACCTGTCACGGCAGGGATACGAGATTCAGGCCGCGGCCTCGCTGGCGGAGGCGCGCGAGGCGGTGAGCCGGAGTGTTTTCGACGGGATCCTGCTCGACCTGGAACTGCCGGACGGCAACGGTTTGAATTGGCTGCCCGAACTCCGGGAGAGTCAGCCCCATGCGGCGATCGTTATCATCACGGGTACCGGCGACATCCCGTCCGCCGTTCAAGCCATGCAGCAGGGTGCGGACCATTTCCTGACCAAGCCGGCAAACCTGGATGAACTGATTGTATTTCTGCGCAAGGGACGTGAGTTCAGGGACTTGCGTCGCAGAAACCAGTACTTCAGCGGCGTGGCAAGTCGACAGTCAATGTGCTATTTTGGAGCAAATTCAATCGTCAGAAACATGCTTCGGTTGGCGGAAACGGCGGCACGGAACGGTTCGGTGGTCCTGCTTTTCGGGGAGACGGGCTCCGGCAAGGGGATCCTGGCGCGGTGGATTCACGCGCACAGCGCCCGCGCGGATAAGCCCTTCGTGGATATCAACTGCTCGAGCTTGAAAGGCGACCTGCTGGCCAGCGAGATGTTCGGCCACGCGCGCGGCGCCTTCACGTCCGCCGTCGACGCCAAGCAGGGCCTGCTGGAGGCGGCGGACGGCAGCACGCTGTTCCTCGATGAGATCGGCGACATGGACCCCGGCGTGCAGGCCTCGTTCCTGAAAGTGATCGAGGAGCGGCAATTCCGGCGGGTCGGCGAGGTCAAGGTGCGCCGGAGCGACTTCCGGTTGATCTGCGCGACCAATCACGACCTCCAGCGGCAGTGCGAACAGGGCCGCTTCCGCAAGGACCTGTATTTCCGGATCAACGTGTTTCCCATAGAAGTACCGCCGCTGCGCGAACTCCGGGACGACATACCCGGCCTGGTCCGCCACCTGGGGCGCGAGCTGGCCGGGCGGGATCTGGAGTTGGCGGCCGGGGTCATGCCTTTGCTGGCCGAATACGATTGGCCCGGGAACATCCGGGAACTTCGCAACGTGCTGGAGCGGGCCTGGCTCTTGTCCGGCGGCGGCGAGTTGAAACCCGAACATTTCCCCGGCCTGCGATATCCGGATGGAGGGCGGCCGGCCCTGGCCGCCGGGTCGCTGGATCTGAACCGGGCCGAGAAAGAAAAAATACGCGAAGCACTTCGCCGCTACGACGGCAACGTTGAGCGGGCCGCCGAAGCCCTCGGGCTTTCCCGGGCGACCCTCTACCGGCGACTGAAAAGCCTGTCCGATTGATCTGAAGCATCCGCCATGCCTTGGAATCCGGGACCCACCGGTCTGGCGGGAGATCCAGCCTCCAGAGACGTCCGGTGGAGGGCGGACCTCCCGCGATGCCATGCGATGTGCTTTCTTTCTCCTGCACCAACTCATCCATCCGGCCCTTTCCCGTCGGGACGCGCCATTCCAAGGCACGCGGTCGGGCGTTGCCGCCGGCATGCCGGGCCGTCCGTCTCGAAATAAGACGCGCGTCTCTTTTCAAGACAGTTCCGCCCCTTCTCCATAATTGCAACAAATTGCAAATTAGCGAGTTATGCGCTCCCTGCCCGGCTGGCACGATTGCTGCATAGAGGCAGGCGTACGTGCCAAGCGGTTTGCTCATGAGGAAGACTTGCACAACGCCCGATTTGTGTCGCGGATGCGGTTCCGGTGGCCTCGATACCGACCGAACTAGAAGAGCGGCCTCTATAGCAGGCTGTTCCCTCCACAACGGCGGACCCTTGGCACGGGACATCGAAACGCCGGGCCGCATCCGCATTTTCCGCATCCCACATCCAACGCCGCGATGGAGCGCGGTCGTGGCCCTTCACCGGGCAGCACCCTGGAGGTATTCGGCATCATGAACCTGGACATTCGCACCGTCTTCTTCAGCTATGTCATCAGCAACGCCCTGTGCGCGGCCGTGATGGCGCTGTTGTGGCGCCTCCATCGCCGGCGCTACGAAGGGATCGGTCACTGGCTGGCCGACTACTTCATGCAGTTCATCGCCCTGGGCCTGGTGGCCCTGCGCGGGCAGGTGCCCGACGGGGTCTCGGTGGTCCTCGCCAACGGCCTGGTCGTGGGCGGCACGATGATCCTGTACACGGGCCTGGAGCGCTTCCTTGGCCGGCGCTCGTCCCCGGACCGCCATTACCTGGTGCTGGCCGTGTTCCTGGCCGTGCACGCCTGGTTCACGTGGGGGCAACCCAACGTGCACGCGCGGAACATCAACGTGTCGCTGGCGCTGCTGGTGGTCTGCGGCCAGTGCGCCTGGCTGATGCTCGCGAGCCGGCATCCGGCCCGGCCGCCGGGCGCGCCGGTCGTCGGGATGGTATTCGCCGCCTACAGCCTGTTCAGCCTGGTCCGTCTCGCCGCGCTGGCGGGGGGGCTCCGCGGGAGCGGCGATTTCGGCGCCACGTCCTTTGACACGCTGACGATCCTGATCTACCAGATGCTGTTCATCGCGCTCACGCTGGCCCTGTTCCTCCTCGTGATCCGTCGCAAGGGCGACGAGCTGGAGGCGCAGGGGAAGGCCCTGCGGGAGCGGGCCTCCCTGGTGCACGGCCTGTTCGATCACATGGTCAGCGGCGCGATCGTCTTCGAGGTGCGCGCCGACGGGGCCGGGGGGGACGACTACGTGCTTCGGGAGATCAACGCCGCCGGCCAGGAGATGGAAGCCCGGCCGCGGGAGGAACTTGTCGGCCGGACGCTGCGCGAATTGCGGCCCAACATACGCCCCGACGGCTTGCTCTCCGCCCTTCGAAAAACCCGGCAAACCGGGCAGCCGTCCTTCCTGCCGGCGACGTTCTACGAGGACGAACGCTTCTCGAGCTGGTACGAGGCCCAGGTCTTCATGCTGCCGTCCGGGGAACTGGTGGTCCTCTACAACGACGTCACCGCGCGCCAGCGCGCGGAAACCATGTTGCGGCAGAACATGGAGGAGATCGCGCGCATGAACAAGGTGATGATGAACCGCGAGGAACGCGTGCTGGAATTGAAGAAGGAAATCAACCGCCTGCTGGCGGAGGCCGGCCGGCCCGCCCGCTTCGAGGCGGCATGAGCAACAACCGGCCGTGAGGTTTGGGGAAGGTGCGGGCGTGAACGCGGGACAA
The window above is part of the Kiritimatiellia bacterium genome. Proteins encoded here:
- a CDS encoding IPT/TIG domain-containing protein is translated as MRTGRALVILVCLFAADGHAGEIYGFGSGVVPDTGAVTGGEFVVISGTGLCAGGDATNVTLCGVPAASIESATDTQVVVRAGVSGAPGLGDVAVWSESLGVTVSSNAFCYRLDAAIPREDLVLWLRADVGVLEEAGAVSRWYDQSGSGFHALQASGSARPTVSTNTVSPTLPAVQFDGSDDYLWRADGLGVANSNVGFTLCIVFRYPASTVNNTGVFSLRSAYAADWSSADGMALTQKNDWYLGWYRGLEWLQGVAYGGSNPGTNSLGLSVPWAAVPSPRAVFLAATKSGTDAEISVNDASMGSDPYDLPGGPADPTWNTNGYVLGARGDLMGCGRVDICELLVYNRLLSTGEMAEVKAYMTAPAMQVIGINGTAIADGLAPNWDKGTLFPATGAGSFREHTFSITNGGTAALHIPGWATNGADAAAFQVVDMPSSVSTTSRSNLVVRFVPAAAGAFTAALVISNDTVASPYTVNLEGSAFAISTNNGPCAGGNVITISNGYFGTITNVLVGTAAAAIQASGENWCTIVLPAAGSAGVKDIVIQTSDNDDTILEGAYTYNPAGLIGVYHNFLSEGFNAEFYGAPVGWSYEYDTGAADWQHGYGNYSMPDSPHSGDWNALFWGMEGDITRLISPSMDLSGADAPLLTFWHAQAEYEEDEVVYQDTLRVLYRTNASAEWVQLAFYDGSIEAWTGRVISLPNPSSDYQVAFEGESHYGDGLTLDDVSVDNTPGPGVVPDSGSWTGGYAIAIRGLNLGDGTDITNVTLCGVGAASITSQSSTQVVVTAGFSLVTGPGDVRVYSTSYGESGAADAFTYAAGSGGAIGAPASLGFLATFGADPAPQAFVLTNSDSTAYLFTNQITYAPEASGWLALSPLAGFVAGDGSRVCTAAVSVAGLAPGAYYATNAVVSASATNSPQLMTVRLVVHPAGAVTLYVATDGGASPPYTNWSQAASEIQSAVDLARAGDAIIVTNGSYDSGAVVTPGAGLACRLVITQELTVSSVNGPQATFIGGASDGGTNGPAAVRCAYVSGGGVLEGFTLTNGHTRADGDYVYDRSGGGVLIVSSGTVANCRIAACSASGDGGGIYFQQGGVADRVVLDGGDARYGGGACFNAGGQLVNSLVLRNTSALEGGGLFLWWAGSEARNCTVVSNTAAGVGDGVFIYQGGAVYNSVVYGNTEDDFYVNPPATVRYTCSRSFPVADGNITDDPLFEDPGADDFRLQRTSPCINAGDNVYAPTNQSPYDLAGHARIHAVTVDMGAYEALYDWHTLTVNSSYGTPNPGPGIHTNVEQSVLNAWVTGPADAGGTQFACTGWALAGHDPETGSGTGLVMTVTNDAVLTWQWTTNYWLDTEAGAHGSVNVGDGWQAAGAITQLTATAESYYHFTNWTGDVSAFVNPLELLMAGPRQVQAVFEENLAAHDTPEWWLAAHGWTNNFDDAANGDPDGDLFLTWKEYVADTDPTNGASFFLAASGERVYGTNCTETIWTNGEEVVTTRICEVVGHVYQWPSAAGRVYDVYAASNVSGPYLPLTGATNIPATPSVNTYTNLLPETVSGYYRIRVRQE
- a CDS encoding indolepyruvate oxidoreductase subunit beta; this translates as MTHQDILIAGVGGQGILTIAGIIGTAAIERGLHVKQSEVHGMAQRGGAVVSHLRLSEKPIASDLIGRGKADLLLAMEPMEGLRHLPWLKHDGGVLVANRVPVRNLKTYPATEALIAHIDRLQKRRLLDAEALAKKAGTVRAVNSVLLGAASPFLMIPAEVIRDAVAQFFDYKGATIVEQNLMAFDLGRAAAEQE
- a CDS encoding indolepyruvate ferredoxin oxidoreductase, translated to MHLWLGDEAVAQAAIDAGISGVYAYPGTPSTEITEYIQKSAEARALGIRSAWSCNEKTAMEEALGMSFAGKRAMACMKHVGLNVAADPFMNAAITGAHGGLVVVVADDPSMHSSQNEQDSRYFGVFAQIPFFEPANQQEAYDQVREAFDLSERWGVPVLVRLTTRLAHSRANVQRRVEQPRAQNPLAFHDDPRRFVLLPAIARRNYNELLKKIGAFEGAAEKSPYNTLEEGSDRSLGIVACGIAVNYLREAYGGEACPHPVLKLSQYPAPRKALARMLERCESVLVLEDGYPLVEDLMRGVNAREGSIRGRLDGTLPRAGELDPDIVAHALGHAAPHTHEVPADVVPRPPSLCAGCPHANTYDFLREAMADHPGGRVFSDIGCYTLGALPPYEAINSCVDMGASVTMAKGAAEAGVHPSVAVIGDSTFMHSGLTGLLDIVEDKTPMTLIIADNLTTGMTGGQPVPAAGRLEEIVKGLGVAPDHVHVLVPLPGNHKANVETLRREMDYKGPSVIISRRECVVTAKARKT
- a CDS encoding sigma-54-dependent Fis family transcriptional regulator, whose product is MAKETILLVDDSEATRKVLAANLSRQGYEIQAAASLAEAREAVSRSVFDGILLDLELPDGNGLNWLPELRESQPHAAIVIITGTGDIPSAVQAMQQGADHFLTKPANLDELIVFLRKGREFRDLRRRNQYFSGVASRQSMCYFGANSIVRNMLRLAETAARNGSVVLLFGETGSGKGILARWIHAHSARADKPFVDINCSSLKGDLLASEMFGHARGAFTSAVDAKQGLLEAADGSTLFLDEIGDMDPGVQASFLKVIEERQFRRVGEVKVRRSDFRLICATNHDLQRQCEQGRFRKDLYFRINVFPIEVPPLRELRDDIPGLVRHLGRELAGRDLELAAGVMPLLAEYDWPGNIRELRNVLERAWLLSGGGELKPEHFPGLRYPDGGRPALAAGSLDLNRAEKEKIREALRRYDGNVERAAEALGLSRATLYRRLKSLSD
- a CDS encoding PAS domain-containing protein, encoding MNLDIRTVFFSYVISNALCAAVMALLWRLHRRRYEGIGHWLADYFMQFIALGLVALRGQVPDGVSVVLANGLVVGGTMILYTGLERFLGRRSSPDRHYLVLAVFLAVHAWFTWGQPNVHARNINVSLALLVVCGQCAWLMLASRHPARPPGAPVVGMVFAAYSLFSLVRLAALAGGLRGSGDFGATSFDTLTILIYQMLFIALTLALFLLVIRRKGDELEAQGKALRERASLVHGLFDHMVSGAIVFEVRADGAGGDDYVLREINAAGQEMEARPREELVGRTLRELRPNIRPDGLLSALRKTRQTGQPSFLPATFYEDERFSSWYEAQVFMLPSGELVVLYNDVTARQRAETMLRQNMEEIARMNKVMMNREERVLELKKEINRLLAEAGRPARFEAA